GCGACTCAGGAGTGGCAATTACATGTTGAACGTGTCGAGACACACTCTGTCGATAGCCTGAACATACGAAATTCAGCGCTGGAAGAAACTGCAAGCCATTTCATATCTGTGGTTTACGATGGCATGGACGTGGGGCCTGCTGAAAACATCAAGTAAGAAACCCCACCACCAACGCGCAAGAGCGCGTCGGTCCCCCTCCCCGGCATAGCCGGGGAGGTATAGTTTTTTTATACCTCCCCAACTCGTTGGGGAGGGGGACCATGAGCGTTAGCGAAATGGTGGTGGGGTTTCTTACTTTTCCGCCTTCCACCGCCAGATCATCAGACCGAACAGCCCCACCCACAGCGCCAGTATTCCTTGCGCAAAGATATCACCGAGCCAGCTGTACACCGTGCCACCATGGCCCATCGGCAGATCGCCAATCAACATCGACGGCCCGTTGGTTGTGCGTTTTTCGGCAATGATCCGGCCCTTTGAATCATTCAACGTCATCAGCCCCTGTGAAGCCGAGCGCACCAGAGAGAAACCGTTCTCGACACTGCGCACCACGGCCATCCGACCATGCAGGTAAGCGTCGCGGTCGAAATCCCACGCGGGCACCAGCATCAACGCCACGTCACGCTTCCCGTAAAGCCGTAGATCGGAAGCAAAATCCATATCCTTGCAGATGGCGACACCGATAGCCTGTCCATCGATATGAGTGATCAGTTCGGAATGGCCCGGCAGATATTCCGCTTCCAGTCCCGGCACCATGCGCTTCTTGAGATAGAAACGCATGTTCGCGCCTTCATAAAGTGCGGCGACATTCAGACGACCGCCTTTTACGAGACTATCAAGACCGGCGACGATCACGCTGTCCGAAGTCAATTGCGCGCCCGTCGCCAGCATCTTTTCCGGGATGACGATGGCGGCCGGTTTTTGTGCCGTCGCTTGAGCAATCTGCGCGGTAAAAGCGGCGGCGATTTCAGGACCGGCTTCGGGATGGTCATATATCCGTCCCGCATAGCGGTCATCGCTCAGCAGGGCGATGCGCAGGGAAGGCCCGGATGGCTGCGACAATTGCCAGAAACCGTACACCAGCGCCGCCAAAACCGGCACAGCCCAGACCGCCAGCGCCATCACATCACGCGACCTGAGGCACAAAACCGCCAGTCCGGCCGGTATAATAGCCGCCAGAAAGCTCAGGCCCGCGATGCCTGCCAGCGAGGCCGTTTGCAGCAGGGGCAGGACATCGACCATCGTATAACCGAGCGCGCCAAAGCTGCCGTTTGGCGACACCAGGCCGTAGAGATATTCGATGGCGGCGGTCATGGTGGCAAAGCCCAGCACAGCCGCCGCCGGTGACACGCGCTGATATAGCCCGCGCATAAACAGCACCGCCAGGGCAAACACCAGAGCCTGATAGACCGCCAGCCCATAGATCAGCGGCAGGACGCGGCCATAAAACCATATCGGTCCGGCCTCGCCCATCAGGCCGGCGAGAAAGGCCAGGCCGAAGACCAAAAAGGCTTTCGACACGCGCAGGGCGTAAACCAGCAGCGGCACCGGCGCCACCAGCACCAGCCAGCCGAATTGTCCGGTATCGCGGCTCACTGCCAGCAAGACCCCCGATAGTAAAGCTGCGACTATGCCCCATTTCATTGCCCGTCTCCCTTGAGATAAATTCGTTCCGCCGAGCGCAAACACAGCGCCGTAAAGTCGGGCCGTGACAGGTTGAACCGACCGGAGCGATGCAGACCCACCAGACCCTGCAACACGCCCCAGACCGCCATGGCCAGTTCCAGCGGCGGCCCCTCGCGCACCAGTCCCGCCGCCTGCCCTTCAGCAAGACGATGCGCAAATCCGCCGATCACTGGCGAGCGCCCGGCTTCGAAATCTTCCGGATAGATGCGTTCGGCGCGCGTTTTCAGGACGAAGGCGGCGTCGAACAGGGCCGGCTCATCAAGCGCGAAATCAATAAAGGCCGTGGCCATGGCCGCGAAGCCTGCCAATAGCGGCAATCCCGTCTGCGCCTGGATACGTGCCTGCCAGACCCCAAGCGCGTATTCCCCCAGGGCCTGCAACAGGACGGCCTTGTCGGCAAAATGACGATAGACCGCCATCGGCGTTATCCCCGCCTTCTGGCCGACGGCGCGCAGGCTCAAACCCTCCAGTCCTTTGGCTTCGAGTTCGGCGATGGCGATTGTCAGGATGCGGTCTCTGGTTGTCATGTATACAGTGTATACTTGACCGTGCCATATGACAAGCGCCCAATTTCGTCCTCAAAAACAACCCGCCTGCGACAATCGGATAAAATTCAGACTTTGGTAAGATTGTGGCAACGGTCCCTTAACCAAAGCTGTTCACTATGGCTCGTGAAAAGCCCTGCCTGGAGTCTCATTTCCGTCAGGGCGAGCAGTAAACACGGGGTATGTTGTGGACGACTTAATTGCTGAATTCCTGACCGAAACCGCTGAAAGCCTTGAGGTCGTCGATAGCGAACTGGTCAAGTTCGAAGCCAACCCCACCGAGCGCAAGACGCTCGACAACATTTTTCGCCTGGTCCACACGGTCAAGGGCACCTGCGGGTTCCTGGGGCTGTCGCGCCTCGAAGCCGTGGCCCACGCCGGCGAAACCCTGCTCGGCCGCTTCCGTGACGGCAAGCTGGAAGTCACGCCGCTGGCCGTGACCCTGGTTCTGCACTCCATCGACCGCATCAAGGTAATCCTGGCCGGACTGGAAGCCACCGGCAACGAGCCCGATGGCGACGATCACGACCTGATTTCGCAGTTAGAGGCCATGGCCGAGGGCCAGGAAGTCGATCTTTCCACCGTAAAGACCGTCGAAGTGCCGGACCGCCCGATCGGCGCCGAAATCGACGCCGCTGAAATCACCGCGCCAGCGCTCGGCGTCGGCGATATCGACCCCGCCACCGGCCGCGCACTGCGCCACTGGCGAGGTGTCCGAAGCCGAACTGGAAGCCGCGTTTGCTGCCGCAGATGGCCCGGAAGATGGCCTCAAGCCCGGCGATATCGATCCCGCCACAGGCCGCCAGTTGCGCCCCGGCGAAGTCTCCGAAGCCGATCTCGAAGCCGCCTTCGCCGCCGCCGAGGCGCCGGACTGGATGAACGATTCGACGCCGGAACCGGTCGCCGAAGTAAAGCCTGAGCCCGTCAAAGCGCCTGAACCGGTCAAAGCCGCAGCCCACGCCGCCCCGAAAGCGCCCGCCGCGCCCGAGCCGGCGCCTTCGCTTGGCGGCGAAGACGCGCAAGGCATCGCCACCACGCAATCGATCCGCGTGTCGGTCGATGTGCTCGAAGGTCTGATGACCCTCGTGTCGGAAATGGTGCTGACCCGCAACCAGCTTCTCCAGATTTCCAGAAATCGTGAAGATTCCGCCTTCGCCACCCCGCTGCAACGCCTCTCGACGCTGACCGGCGAGTTGCAGGACAGCGTGATGAAGACCCGGATGCAGCCGATCGGCGCGGCGTGGAAAAAGCTGCCCCGCCTGGTGCGCGACCTTAGCTACGAACTCGGCAAGAAGATCGACCTCGTCATGGAAGGCGAAGGCACCGAACTCGACCGCCAGGTGCTCGAACTGATCCGCGATCCGCTGACCCACATGGTGCGCAATTCGGCCGACCACGGCCTGGAAGGCACCGAGGAACGCGTCCAGCTTGGCAAGCCGGCCAACGGCACCATCAAGCTGGCGGCCTTCCACGAAGGCGGCTACATCGTCATCCGCATCGCCGATAACGGCCGCGGCCTGAATACGGCCCGCATCCGCGAAAAGATCATTGAAAAGGGCCTGGCCTCGCGCGGCGAAGTCGAGGGCATGAATGATCAGCAGATTCATCGCTTCATCTTCGCACCCGGCTTCTCA
This sequence is a window from Asticcacaulis sp.. Protein-coding genes within it:
- a CDS encoding TetR/AcrR family transcriptional regulator, producing the protein MTTRDRILTIAIAELEAKGLEGLSLRAVGQKAGITPMAVYRHFADKAVLLQALGEYALGVWQARIQAQTGLPLLAGFAAMATAFIDFALDEPALFDAAFVLKTRAERIYPEDFEAGRSPVIGGFAHRLAEGQAAGLVREGPPLELAMAVWGVLQGLVGLHRSGRFNLSRPDFTALCLRSAERIYLKGDGQ